Proteins co-encoded in one Arachis hypogaea cultivar Tifrunner chromosome 13, arahy.Tifrunner.gnm2.J5K5, whole genome shotgun sequence genomic window:
- the LOC140177520 gene encoding uncharacterized protein has protein sequence MGDEKKAACLDKTRKLLAVGFIKELRFTTWLSNVIMVDNALGFGLLSFLDAYSGYNKILMHPKDEDKTTFNTELGKYGYKVMLFGLKNSGATYQRLMNKVFNTQIGQILEVYVDDMVISANGKARLHLNNHGKETKALFSQQQHRGQDKLTFKVDFNKIRGIWTIDKWSIELSEFDIKYKPRTAIKTQFLANFIVELAEQPEQDDTWHLYVDGALNIEGSGAGVLLTNNYDLYTEQSICFTFPTSNNHAEYEALLAGLRLAQSLNITHLQVYFDSLLVVEQVTGHFQVRDQSLEKYFIMVKELISRFNSFEITHIAQEHNTRADALSNLATTKKHMNESIISQLITVEPSFGNKSGLSVSQVQDWRTQYRMYLQTGSIPIGVTNPTIFKRRVASFTMAGDELYKRGFSQPLLSCLDEEE, from the exons ATGGGTGACGAAAAGAAGGCAGCCTGTCTAGACAAAACTCGGAAACTACTGGCAGTCGGCTTCATCAAAGAGTTACGATTTACAACATGGTTGTCCAATGTTATCATG GTGGATAACGCATTAGGTTTTGGTCTTTTAAGTTTTTTAGATGCATATTCAGGTTATAATAAGATTTTAATGCATCCCAAGGACGAGGATAAAACTACTTTTAACACTGAATTGGGAAAATATGGTTATAAGGTAATGCTCTTTGGCTTAAAGAATTCAGGTGCTACTTATCAAcggctaatgaacaaagttttcAACACACAAATCGGACAGATCCTCGAagtctatgttgatgacatggtG ATATCCGCCAATGGAAAAGCTAGATTACACCTTAATAATCACGGCAAGGAGACTAAGGCATTATTTTCACAGCAACAACATCGTGGTCAAGACAAACTAACCTTTAAGGTAGATTTTAACAAGATCCGAGGTATCTGGACGATTGATAAATGGTcgatcgagttgtccgagtttgaCATTAAATACAAACCTCGAACAGCCATCAAAACACAGTTTCTAGCCAACTTCATAGTTGAGCTGGCAGAACAACCAGAACAAGACGACACCTGGCACCTGTACGTGGATGGAGCCTTAAATATAGAAGGATCAGGCGCAGGTGTATTACTCACCAACAACTATGACTTATATACCGAGCAATCCATCTgcttcaccttcccaacaagcaaCAATCATGCCGAGTACGAGGCACTGCTCGCTGGACTTAGATTGGCTCAATCCTTAAACATCACCCATCTACAGGTATATTTCGACTCATTATTGGTTGTAGAGCAGGTAACAGGACATTTTCAGGTCCGAGATCAATCACTGGAGAAGTATTTCATCATGGTAAAAGAGCTTATTTCTCGATTTAATTCATTTGAAATAACACACATAGCTCAGGAACACAATACCCGAGCAGATGCACTGTCTAATTTAGCAACCACCAAGAAACATATGAATGAATCTATAATTTCCCAACTAATCACGGTTGAACCAAGTTTTGGCAACAAATCTGGTCTATCTGTATCCCAAGTCCAGGACTGGAGAACACAATACAGGATGTACCTACAAACAGGAAGCATACCAATAGGAGTAACCAATCCGACAATATTCAAAAGGCGGGTAGCATCTTTCACAATGGCAGGAGATGAGCTGTATAAAAGAGGCTTTTCTCAACCGCTTTTGAGTTGTTTAGATGAGGAAGAATGA